One part of the uncultured Celeribacter sp. genome encodes these proteins:
- the rsmD gene encoding 16S rRNA (guanine(966)-N(2))-methyltransferase RsmD codes for MRIIAGQFRGIALASVGKGDAGAHLRPTTDRVRESLFSVLTAGKYGDAVSDARVLDLFAGTGALGLEALSRGAECVTFVDDGRKAQSLITDNISKCRATDRCNLLRCDATRLPPNPDAPYDLIFLDPPYAKAMGEKAIDAVLAGNWLTSRALVVWEDSAPITAPDTLNLLDTRKYGDTKINFLEPK; via the coding sequence ATGCGTATTATCGCCGGCCAGTTTCGCGGGATTGCCCTTGCCTCGGTTGGCAAGGGCGATGCCGGGGCGCATCTGCGCCCGACCACCGACCGGGTGCGCGAAAGCCTGTTTTCGGTCCTGACCGCCGGAAAATACGGCGATGCCGTCAGTGACGCGCGGGTGCTGGATCTCTTCGCGGGCACCGGTGCGCTGGGGCTTGAAGCCCTGTCGCGGGGCGCGGAGTGTGTCACCTTTGTGGATGATGGCCGCAAAGCGCAAAGCCTGATCACAGACAATATTAGCAAATGCCGCGCCACGGATCGCTGCAACCTGCTGCGCTGTGACGCAACCCGGTTGCCGCCAAACCCGGATGCGCCTTATGACCTGATCTTTCTTGATCCGCCCTATGCCAAGGCCATGGGCGAAAAGGCAATTGACGCGGTCTTGGCGGGCAACTGGCTGACCTCGCGGGCACTGGTGGTCTGGGAAGACAGTGCGCCAATCACAGCGCCGGACACACTGAACCTGCTCGACACGCGCAAATACGGTGACACCAAGATCAACTTTCTGGAGCCAAAATGA
- a CDS encoding FAD-dependent oxidoreductase — protein sequence MSHFIVVGAGQAGQSIVTTLRAQGFDGEITLIGDEPVPPYQRPPLSKAYLLGDMDLDRMFLRPKSYYSEADISLRTSTKVTALDPASKTLRLGDEVLRYDKLALATGSAPRLLPAAIGGNLGGVFTMRTLADADAIEPEFREGASVLIVGGGYIGLEAAAVAAKKGLKVTLVEAADRILCRVAAKETSDYFRALHHAHGVDLREGVGLERLTGGDRVEAAELTDGTTLPVDFVIVGVGITPNTELAELGGLTLDNGIMTDLHGATSDPDIFAAGDCASFPYLGQQMRLESVGNAIDQGEIVARNMLGQTVAYTPKPWFWSDQYDVKLQIAGLSLGHDQTVVRESDGTRSHWYYKEGKLIAIDAMNDPRGYMVGKRLIEGGESPDPALVADPATDLKALMRG from the coding sequence ATGAGTCATTTTATCGTCGTCGGCGCGGGCCAAGCTGGTCAGAGCATCGTGACCACTCTGCGTGCGCAGGGATTTGACGGAGAGATCACATTGATCGGGGACGAACCCGTCCCGCCCTATCAGCGCCCCCCTCTGTCCAAAGCCTATCTTCTGGGCGACATGGATCTGGACCGCATGTTCCTGCGGCCGAAAAGCTATTACAGCGAAGCGGACATCAGCTTGCGCACCAGCACCAAGGTCACCGCCCTAGACCCGGCAAGCAAAACCCTGCGCCTTGGCGACGAGGTCCTACGCTATGACAAGCTCGCGCTGGCAACCGGTTCCGCCCCGCGGCTCCTGCCTGCTGCCATCGGCGGCAATCTCGGCGGGGTCTTCACCATGCGCACCCTCGCCGATGCCGACGCCATCGAACCCGAGTTCCGCGAAGGCGCCTCCGTGCTCATCGTCGGGGGGGGCTACATCGGGCTGGAGGCCGCCGCCGTCGCCGCCAAGAAAGGCCTTAAGGTGACGCTTGTCGAAGCCGCAGACCGTATCCTGTGCCGGGTGGCCGCCAAGGAAACTTCGGATTACTTCCGCGCCCTGCACCATGCCCATGGCGTCGACCTGCGTGAAGGTGTCGGGCTGGAACGGCTGACCGGCGGGGATCGTGTCGAAGCCGCGGAGCTGACCGACGGCACCACGCTGCCGGTCGATTTTGTCATCGTCGGCGTCGGCATCACCCCCAACACCGAACTGGCAGAGCTTGGCGGGCTGACCCTCGACAACGGGATCATGACCGACCTGCATGGCGCCACCTCGGACCCGGATATTTTTGCGGCGGGCGATTGCGCCTCCTTCCCCTATCTGGGCCAACAGATGCGCCTTGAAAGCGTCGGAAACGCCATCGACCAGGGCGAAATCGTGGCCAGAAACATGCTCGGCCAGACCGTCGCTTACACCCCGAAGCCGTGGTTCTGGTCCGATCAATACGATGTCAAACTGCAGATCGCGGGTCTGTCTCTGGGCCATGATCAAACCGTCGTGCGGGAAAGCGACGGGACCCGGTCGCACTGGTACTATAAAGAGGGCAAGCTGATCGCGATTGACGCGATGAACGACCCGCGCGGCTATATGGTTGGCAAGCGGCTGATTGAAGGCGGTGAATCCCCGGATCCGGCTCTGGTCGCAGACCCGGCCACCGATCTCAAAGCGCTGATGCGCGGCTGA
- a CDS encoding peroxiredoxin, whose product MVISVGDSLPEGTVLEMTAEGPASVDMKAKTEGRKVVIFGLPGAYTGVCSTAHVPSFIRTKGQFDAKGVDEVICLSVNDPFVMDAWSKDTGAMGVGISMFGDADGSYIKALGLDFSAPPAGLFNRSKRFALYAEDGVVKVLHVEETPGTCTVSGGEALLEAI is encoded by the coding sequence TTGGTGATTTCAGTTGGAGACAGCCTTCCGGAAGGCACAGTGCTTGAAATGACGGCGGAAGGTCCCGCCTCTGTGGACATGAAGGCCAAGACGGAAGGGCGCAAAGTGGTCATTTTCGGCCTGCCTGGCGCTTATACCGGCGTGTGTTCCACGGCCCATGTGCCGAGCTTCATCCGCACCAAGGGGCAATTCGATGCCAAAGGGGTCGATGAGGTGATCTGCCTGTCGGTGAATGACCCGTTTGTCATGGATGCCTGGTCGAAAGACACGGGGGCCATGGGGGTCGGGATCTCAATGTTCGGGGATGCTGATGGCAGCTATATCAAAGCACTGGGTCTGGATTTCTCCGCGCCGCCTGCCGGGCTGTTCAACCGTTCCAAACGTTTCGCGCTATATGCCGAAGATGGGGTGGTGAAGGTTCTGCATGTCGAAGAGACGCCCGGCACCTGCACCGTGTCCGGGGGAGAGGCCCTGCTCGAAGCGATCTGA
- a CDS encoding mechanosensitive ion channel family protein — protein sequence MFDTLLNYEVYNGQTIGDYLSLEFLLGIAGSVVAAFLMLLAGLLLSGWVSRRIRAIGLKYKTLDDTLFTFLGNIARYIVLAFTVLIILNTFGIQTTSIVAVLGAAGLAVGLALQGTLSNVAAGVMIILFRPIKIGDFVEVAGKMGSVKDITLNFTELADLSNVQVIVPNSQVWGDIITNYSTNQTRRAEWTFGVGYGANLKTAEEVIRKTILSDPRAQKTPEPFIQVNNLGDFSVDFLVRVWVSAADFFQFQADMKRKVKEALDEAGVDIPFPTRTVLNTSAE from the coding sequence ATGTTTGACACGCTGCTGAACTACGAAGTCTACAACGGACAAACAATTGGAGACTACCTGTCCCTTGAATTTCTGCTTGGCATCGCCGGGTCGGTCGTCGCAGCCTTTCTCATGCTGCTGGCCGGGCTGTTGCTGTCCGGCTGGGTCAGCCGCCGCATCCGCGCGATTGGGCTGAAATACAAAACTCTGGATGACACGCTGTTCACCTTTCTCGGCAACATTGCCCGCTACATCGTGCTGGCCTTTACCGTCCTGATCATTCTCAACACCTTTGGCATTCAGACCACTTCGATTGTCGCCGTGCTCGGTGCCGCCGGTCTGGCAGTGGGTCTGGCGTTGCAAGGCACGCTCTCAAATGTCGCCGCCGGTGTGATGATCATCCTGTTTCGCCCGATCAAGATCGGTGATTTCGTCGAAGTCGCGGGCAAGATGGGGTCGGTCAAAGACATCACCCTGAACTTCACCGAACTGGCCGACCTGTCGAATGTGCAGGTGATCGTGCCCAATTCGCAGGTCTGGGGCGACATCATCACAAACTATTCCACCAACCAAACGCGACGGGCGGAATGGACCTTTGGTGTGGGCTATGGCGCCAACCTGAAAACCGCTGAAGAGGTCATCCGCAAAACGATCCTGTCGGACCCGCGGGCCCAAAAGACGCCGGAACCCTTCATCCAGGTCAACAACCTTGGCGATTTCTCGGTCGACTTCCTCGTGCGCGTTTGGGTAAGCGCTGCCGACTTCTTCCAGTTTCAGGCCGACATGAAACGCAAAGTCAAAGAAGCGCTGGACGAAGCCGGTGTCGACATTCCCTTCCCGACACGGACCGTGCTCAACACCAGCGCGGAATGA
- a CDS encoding 4a-hydroxytetrahydrobiopterin dehydratase, protein MTELLSDSARAASLAPLIQTGWSETEGGAAIAKRFLFGDFAEAFGFMSRVALMAEKMDHHPDWSNVYRTVEVILSTHDAGGLTAKDIELAKKMDKAAGDV, encoded by the coding sequence ATGACTGAGCTTTTGTCCGACAGCGCACGCGCCGCCAGCCTTGCGCCCCTGATCCAAACCGGCTGGAGCGAAACCGAAGGCGGTGCCGCCATCGCAAAACGGTTTCTCTTTGGCGATTTTGCCGAAGCCTTCGGCTTTATGAGCCGGGTTGCACTTATGGCGGAAAAGATGGATCACCATCCCGACTGGAGCAACGTCTACCGCACGGTAGAGGTGATCCTGTCCACCCATGACGCAGGCGGGCTGACCGCCAAAGATATCGAACTCGCAAAAAAAATGGATAAGGCTGCCGGAGATGTTTGA
- a CDS encoding GNAT family N-acetyltransferase → MSKPVDILISPTLADIDPQDWDACADPGTTPGGRAADPFVTHRFLQALEASGSVGPGTGWLPRYLIAREAERVIAVAPLYAKTHSQGEYVFDHSWAHAYEQAGGRYYPKLQIAVPFTPVTGRRLLTRPGYEELGQAALVQGAIEVADQNDLSSLHVTFCDPGEVAAGKAMGLMHRTGQQFHWDNAGYSDFAGFLADLSSRKRKNIRKERQTAQAFGGKIVQLTGDDIQPEHWDAFWEFYQDTGSRKWGTPYLTRAFFDHVHETMRDDILLVLAISDGTPIAGALNFIGKDRLFGRYWGCLEHHPCLHFELCYYQAIDYAIAMGLSRVEAGAQGEHKLARGYLPNTTHSLHWVADPGFAHAVEEFLTAERVAVEEEVDILTSYGPFKTKHGDDDDHD, encoded by the coding sequence GTGTCAAAACCTGTCGATATTCTGATTTCCCCCACACTTGCGGACATCGATCCGCAGGACTGGGACGCCTGTGCAGACCCCGGAACCACGCCGGGTGGGCGCGCCGCAGACCCCTTTGTCACCCATCGCTTCCTTCAGGCGCTGGAGGCCTCCGGCTCCGTCGGACCCGGCACGGGCTGGCTGCCGCGTTACCTGATCGCCCGTGAAGCTGAGCGGGTGATCGCGGTCGCCCCGCTCTATGCCAAGACCCACAGTCAAGGCGAATATGTCTTCGACCACTCCTGGGCGCATGCCTATGAACAGGCTGGCGGGCGCTACTATCCCAAGCTGCAGATCGCCGTACCCTTCACCCCGGTCACCGGTCGCAGGCTTTTAACCCGACCCGGCTATGAAGAGCTTGGACAAGCGGCGCTCGTGCAGGGCGCCATCGAGGTCGCCGATCAAAACGACCTGTCGTCCCTGCATGTCACCTTCTGCGACCCCGGAGAGGTCGCCGCAGGCAAAGCCATGGGGCTGATGCACCGCACCGGACAACAGTTTCACTGGGACAATGCGGGCTATTCGGATTTTGCCGGCTTTCTCGCCGACCTGTCGTCGCGCAAACGCAAGAACATCCGCAAAGAACGTCAGACGGCTCAGGCGTTCGGCGGCAAGATCGTGCAACTGACCGGCGATGACATCCAGCCAGAGCACTGGGATGCTTTCTGGGAATTCTATCAGGACACCGGTTCCAGAAAATGGGGAACCCCTTACCTGACACGCGCGTTCTTTGATCATGTTCACGAGACAATGCGCGATGATATTCTGTTGGTTTTGGCGATCAGCGATGGCACCCCCATCGCAGGGGCGCTCAATTTCATCGGTAAGGACCGGCTGTTCGGCCGCTACTGGGGCTGTCTTGAACACCACCCCTGCCTGCATTTCGAACTCTGCTATTATCAGGCCATCGATTATGCGATCGCCATGGGATTATCGCGCGTCGAAGCCGGCGCACAGGGCGAACACAAGCTGGCGCGGGGCTATCTGCCGAACACCACGCATTCGCTGCACTGGGTGGCCGATCCCGGCTTTGCCCACGCGGTCGAAGAATTTCTGACAGCCGAACGCGTCGCCGTGGAAGAGGAGGTCGACATTTTGACCTCCTACGGCCCGTTCAAGACCAAACATGGGGATGACGACGATCATGACTGA
- a CDS encoding glycerophosphodiester phosphodiesterase family protein encodes MPTLPDVFLTRPIAHRALHDGNVTRAENNMSAIEAAIAQGFGIEIDLQLSADGVAMVFHDYALDRLTEARGAFARCTAQELATLRFKTGETGIPSLHEVLELVNGRAVLLIEIKDQDGAMGPNIGPLEEATAAALSGYDGPVALMSFNPHSVARMAELCPDLPRGITSSNWVGDVGPVPMARRAELCGIPDYDRTGACFISHQWDDLASPRVADLKAQGAHILCWTVKSAQSEAQAREIAENITFEGYLPT; translated from the coding sequence ATGCCCACCCTGCCCGACGTTTTTCTGACCCGCCCCATCGCCCACCGCGCCCTGCATGACGGCAATGTCACCCGGGCGGAAAACAATATGTCGGCAATTGAGGCCGCCATCGCGCAGGGCTTCGGCATCGAAATCGATCTTCAGCTGTCTGCCGATGGCGTCGCCATGGTGTTTCACGACTACGCGCTGGATCGCCTGACCGAGGCACGCGGCGCCTTCGCCCGCTGCACCGCGCAGGAGCTCGCGACGCTGCGCTTCAAGACCGGTGAAACCGGCATCCCAAGCCTCCACGAGGTACTTGAACTGGTGAACGGGCGCGCGGTGCTGCTCATTGAAATCAAGGATCAGGACGGCGCCATGGGCCCGAACATCGGTCCGCTGGAAGAGGCCACAGCCGCTGCACTTTCCGGCTATGACGGTCCGGTCGCCCTGATGTCTTTCAATCCGCATTCCGTTGCGCGCATGGCCGAGCTCTGTCCCGATCTGCCGCGCGGCATCACCTCTAGCAACTGGGTGGGTGACGTTGGGCCAGTGCCGATGGCGCGCCGTGCCGAATTGTGCGGCATCCCGGATTACGACCGAACCGGCGCCTGTTTCATTTCCCACCAATGGGACGACCTGGCATCGCCACGTGTCGCAGACCTCAAGGCGCAGGGCGCTCACATCCTGTGCTGGACAGTGAAATCTGCCCAGTCCGAAGCTCAGGCACGCGAAATTGCAGAAAATATCACCTTTGAAGGCTATCTACCGACTTGA
- a CDS encoding RidA family protein — protein MPIELAAKLADLNLALPDAPAPAANYVPFVKSGSQLFISGQISNGPDGLICGKLGADLDVEAGAAAAQTCALALLAQANAAVDGDFSKIKRLVKLVGFVNSTAEFTDQPKVVNGASDLMVAVLGEAGRHARSAVSAASLPMGVAVEIEAIFELA, from the coding sequence ATGCCGATCGAACTCGCCGCGAAACTTGCCGACCTCAATCTCGCCCTGCCCGACGCCCCGGCGCCTGCCGCGAATTATGTCCCCTTTGTCAAAAGCGGATCACAGCTGTTCATCTCCGGCCAGATTTCCAACGGTCCGGATGGGCTGATCTGCGGCAAGCTCGGCGCAGATCTGGATGTCGAAGCCGGTGCCGCCGCAGCACAAACCTGCGCGCTGGCGTTGCTGGCGCAAGCCAATGCGGCCGTGGACGGCGACTTTTCCAAAATCAAACGCCTTGTGAAACTCGTCGGTTTCGTCAATTCGACTGCCGAATTCACCGACCAACCCAAAGTGGTGAATGGCGCCTCCGATCTGATGGTTGCCGTTCTGGGTGAGGCCGGACGCCATGCCCGCTCCGCCGTCTCAGCCGCATCCCTGCCCATGGGTGTGGCCGTGGAAATAGAAGCCATTTTTGAACTTGCCTGA